Within Candidatus Kaelpia aquatica, the genomic segment TGTTAAAGACTTAGAGCATTATGGTAGAAGTTAACCTACCCAATAAAAACTCTCTGCTTACAGATGTGAACAAATCTTTCTTAAAAACATGCAGATTGTCTGTTTTTATACCTCTCTTTATCTCTCAATTCCACCATTATTAAAAGAGGGTATTTAACAGTGTTTTTGCTCTTTATTGATTATTTTACCCCATTTTTAGAGCTTCCATCTAAACTATACGTTTGAAGCTTTGGTGGATTTTATGTATAGTTTTATTGATAGATTTTAATTAAGGAGAGATGTTATGAGAAAAAATATTTTAATCATAGAAGATGAAGAAGATATAATAGAATTAGTAAAATATAATCTAGAAAAAGAAGGATTTAAGGTTTTTTCTGCTGAAAATGGTGAAAGCGGTATAAGGATGGCAAAAAATCTTAAACCCCATTTGATTATTTTAGATTTGATGTTGCCAGAGATAGATGGGCTTGAGGTGGCAAAAAGGATGAAAAAAAGTGAAATTCTCTCTCATATACCTATAATCATGTTAACGGCTAAAAGCGGAGAATCAGATGTGATAGTAGGCTTAGAAGTGGGGGCAGATGATTATATGGCCAAACCATTTAGCCCTAAGATTCTTATCTCACGAGTCAAAGCTGTGCTACGTAGATATGAAGTGTCGATAAACGAAAAGAAAACAAAAATAGGTTTTTTAACCATTGATAGTAATAAACATAAAGTTACCATATCTAACGAGGAGGTTATTCTTACTGCCACTGAATTCAGACTATTAGAATATATGGCTCAACGTCCAGGAATTATATTAACTAGAGATAAATTATTAGATGGTGTGTTTGGATATGGGGCAGGAATATATGATAGAACTATAGATGCTCATATAAAATCAATACGTAGAAAACTAGGTAAAATCAAAGATTATATCGAAACTATCAGGGGCGTTGGTTATAGATTTAAGGAACTTCAAAGAAATGAAAAATAAAGTAATTTATAAATTTTTAGGTTCATATGTACTCTTGATCTTAATAGCAATGCTTATATTGGATTTCTTTGTGAGTATTAAGCTAAGAGATTATTATGAAAGTAATATCGCCGAAAAACTTAAAAGCAATGCGTATCTTACTGCTAAAATATTGCAAGAAACAGATATTATTACAAATAACAATTTGATTTATGAGTTGATAGAAGGCATAGCTAGAGACGAAGGGGTTAGGATTACAGTGATTGATAAACAGGGAAATGTTCTCAGTGATTCAGAGGAAGCTTCAAGCATGATGGAGAACCATATGGACAGGCCTGAGATGCAAGATGCTATGACCAAAGATTATGGCGAAACCGTTCGTTTCAGTGATACGTTGGGATTGAATATGAAGTATGTAGCTCTTCCTATAAAGATAAATGGTACGATTGAAGGCGTTGTTAGATTTTCTTTACCTCTTGTTGAAATAGAATCTCAACTTAGGATTATATATAGAGTGGTTCTCATCGGAGGTCTTATAGCAGTAATTATAGCTATAATAATAGGTTATTTTATTTCCAAAAGCATAACACGACCTATCACTGAAATGACAGATATAGCTGAGCATATCTCAAAGGGGGATTTTAGCAAAAAAGTTTCTGCAAAATCTAAAGACGAGTTAGGAGTGTTGGCTAAGTCATTAAACAGAATGGCTGACCAGTTACAATCAAAAATAGAGGCTTTGGACAAGCTAAATATTACAAGAAAAGATTTTATTGCTAATGTATCTCACGAACTTAAAACTCCATTAACTTCAATAAAAGGATTTATAGAAACGCTGGAGGACGGGGCATTATCTGATAAAGAAAATTCAAAGAAGTTTATATTGATTATAAAAAAACATACCGAAAGAATTGATAAAATTATAGATGATTTATTAAGTCTATCAGAGCTTGAATCAGAAAGAGACGGGATAGAGAAAGAAGAATTTAATTTGAAGGTTTCTTTAGATGAAATTCTGCAAGGATTTACACATTTGATTGTTTCAAAAAAACATGTTTTAACCGTTGATGCAAGAGGTAATGATTTTAGAATAAATTCTGATAAGTGTAGAATAGAGCAAGTATTGGTAAACCTGATAAACAATGCTATTAAATACACAAAAGATGGTGGCAATATAAAAGTTTCTATTTTCAAAGATAAGAAATATATGATTGTCGAAATAGAAGATAGCGGCATAGGGATACCTGCAGAACATTTAGATAGAATTTTTGAAAGATTTTATCGAGTAGATAAAGCAAGGTCTCGCCAACTTGGTGGAACAGGTCTGGGGCTATCTATTGTAAAACATATCGTATTGCTTCACGATGGAAAAATTGATGTAGAAAGCAAAGTAAGCAAGGGTACAAAGATTAGAGTCTCGCTTCCTTGGGCTTGAAGCCTTTTATTTTAATCTTCACACAATCTTCACACAATCTTCACATTTAATTCACCTTAAAAATATATACTACCTTTGAAAGTTATAAAGGATAATTTTTGGAGGAGATATGAATA encodes:
- a CDS encoding response regulator transcription factor — its product is MRKNILIIEDEEDIIELVKYNLEKEGFKVFSAENGESGIRMAKNLKPHLIILDLMLPEIDGLEVAKRMKKSEILSHIPIIMLTAKSGESDVIVGLEVGADDYMAKPFSPKILISRVKAVLRRYEVSINEKKTKIGFLTIDSNKHKVTISNEEVILTATEFRLLEYMAQRPGIILTRDKLLDGVFGYGAGIYDRTIDAHIKSIRRKLGKIKDYIETIRGVGYRFKELQRNEK
- a CDS encoding ATP-binding protein; this translates as MKNKVIYKFLGSYVLLILIAMLILDFFVSIKLRDYYESNIAEKLKSNAYLTAKILQETDIITNNNLIYELIEGIARDEGVRITVIDKQGNVLSDSEEASSMMENHMDRPEMQDAMTKDYGETVRFSDTLGLNMKYVALPIKINGTIEGVVRFSLPLVEIESQLRIIYRVVLIGGLIAVIIAIIIGYFISKSITRPITEMTDIAEHISKGDFSKKVSAKSKDELGVLAKSLNRMADQLQSKIEALDKLNITRKDFIANVSHELKTPLTSIKGFIETLEDGALSDKENSKKFILIIKKHTERIDKIIDDLLSLSELESERDGIEKEEFNLKVSLDEILQGFTHLIVSKKHVLTVDARGNDFRINSDKCRIEQVLVNLINNAIKYTKDGGNIKVSIFKDKKYMIVEIEDSGIGIPAEHLDRIFERFYRVDKARSRQLGGTGLGLSIVKHIVLLHDGKIDVESKVSKGTKIRVSLPWA